One Psychrobacillus glaciei genomic region harbors:
- a CDS encoding CvpA family protein, giving the protein MLDILILLLLIAGFFTGAKRGLVLQLIHMTGFIIALIVSYTYYKPLAEKFVLWIPFPAVTAGSKLTIAVESLDLDQTFYRIIAFALIFMVVKFALHLLASMFDFLKYLPILGFISNMIGAVLGFIEFYFILFVLLYVFALLPIDLIQNLISKSSLTSWILNHTPILSEAVKSWWYIYMEK; this is encoded by the coding sequence ATGTTAGATATTCTGATTTTACTATTACTTATCGCCGGTTTTTTCACTGGTGCAAAACGAGGATTAGTTTTACAACTCATCCACATGACTGGTTTTATCATCGCACTCATCGTTTCCTATACTTATTATAAACCACTTGCAGAGAAATTTGTTTTATGGATTCCATTTCCTGCAGTAACTGCTGGATCTAAACTTACTATTGCAGTGGAGAGTTTAGATTTAGACCAAACATTTTATCGTATTATTGCATTTGCGCTCATTTTTATGGTCGTTAAATTTGCACTTCATTTATTAGCGTCGATGTTTGATTTTTTAAAGTATTTGCCTATACTTGGTTTTATAAGCAATATGATTGGGGCAGTTTTAGGATTTATTGAGTTTTATTTCATCTTATTTGTGTTATTATACGTTTTTGCCTTACTACCTATCGATCTTATTCAAAATTTAATATCAAAATCTAGTTTGACGTCATGGATACTTAATCACACACCAATACTATCAGAAGCAGTAAAAAGTTGGTGGTATATCTATATGGAAAAATAA
- the zapA gene encoding cell division protein ZapA, which produces MSEQQKTRISVDIYGQNYKMVGSETSGHMRLVASMVDDKMREIHSHNGNLDVAKLAVLTAVNAVNDYIKVKEQLELLEEELKKLKD; this is translated from the coding sequence TTGTCAGAACAACAAAAAACGAGAATTTCTGTTGATATATATGGACAGAATTATAAAATGGTAGGTTCCGAAACTTCTGGTCATATGCGTCTTGTTGCCTCCATGGTAGATGATAAAATGAGAGAAATACATTCTCATAACGGAAATTTAGATGTTGCTAAACTAGCAGTACTGACTGCAGTCAATGCAGTAAACGATTACATAAAGGTAAAAGAACAATTAGAGCTTCTAGAAGAAGAATTGAAAAAGTTAAAGGACTGA
- the rnhC gene encoding ribonuclease HIII: MSNEVLVMQPNEIEKVKTHYAQYKVERSAPGVIFAAKLSDTAITIYKSGKVMFQGNGASREASLWGGVSNNSMEKVVSGMTKGDTLPPNFSSFSVVGSDETGTGDYFGPITVAACFVRADQIEFIQELGVKDSKMLTDDVMRKMAPDLMATLTHSVLVLKNEQYNDIQGRGWSQGKIKALMHNQALKHVLNKLMPEKPEYILIDQFAERGIYYKHIKAEKEIIRENVLFSTKAEQLHVSVAAASIIARYAFLKEMDRLSEIANTTIPKGASAKVDEIASRIYLKHGETFLKSITKWHFANTQKAIRIANKKRF; this comes from the coding sequence ATGTCTAACGAAGTTTTAGTAATGCAACCAAATGAAATAGAAAAAGTGAAAACTCATTACGCACAATATAAAGTAGAAAGATCTGCGCCAGGGGTCATTTTTGCTGCAAAACTATCAGATACAGCCATTACTATTTATAAGTCTGGTAAAGTAATGTTTCAAGGAAATGGTGCTTCTCGTGAAGCTTCCTTATGGGGTGGAGTCTCCAATAACTCTATGGAAAAGGTTGTTAGTGGCATGACAAAAGGTGACACATTACCGCCCAACTTCTCCTCTTTTTCTGTCGTCGGGTCTGATGAAACAGGGACCGGAGATTATTTTGGCCCAATAACAGTAGCGGCATGTTTTGTTCGAGCAGATCAAATTGAATTTATACAAGAACTTGGAGTAAAAGATTCAAAAATGCTAACGGATGACGTTATGCGGAAAATGGCTCCAGATTTAATGGCTACATTAACGCATAGTGTGCTCGTTTTAAAAAATGAACAGTATAATGACATCCAAGGACGAGGTTGGTCCCAAGGGAAGATAAAAGCCCTTATGCACAACCAAGCACTCAAACACGTGCTGAATAAATTAATGCCCGAAAAACCAGAATATATTTTAATTGATCAGTTTGCTGAACGAGGTATTTATTATAAACATATTAAAGCGGAAAAAGAAATTATTCGTGAAAATGTACTGTTTTCTACAAAAGCTGAACAGCTGCATGTTTCTGTTGCAGCAGCCTCCATTATTGCAAGATATGCATTCTTAAAAGAAATGGACCGTCTTAGTGAAATTGCAAATACAACTATTCCGAAAGGCGCCAGTGCAAAAGTAGATGAAATCGCTTCAAGAATTTATTTGAAACACGGAGAAACATTTTTAAAATCCATTACGAAATGGCATTTTGCCAATACGCAAAAAGCGATTAGAATTGCGAATAAGAAAAGATTCTAA
- the rpoN gene encoding RNA polymerase factor sigma-54, producing MELILTQRQEQSLVMTFQLKQAIELLQYSTFDLYQYIKEQELENPLIELEEQPPDFLYTERSNGKTILTGSSQQLIDYTQSNNIGMRHILVEQAMLVFRDKDDQQLLKYLIHNLDDSGFLHLTSDELFDKATIERGIHLLQQLGPIGLGARCMKECLLLQITYSYPEEKLAKRLIENHLDLLANRKWNELSRIMNIPLTNIKETYDFIQKLNPTPCFGISDFSVEYLVPDIVVEYKDGILIYYLNESYLPEIHFNNQYSDLMNVKDETSKYINNQFASYKWLLNSIEQRRLTILKIVEVLIKKQESFFKEGFSSLKPLTLKEVASEIEMHESTVSRATMNKVIQTPKGSFDLRKLFTSKLETSDGNLISQTEVKLLLENIIKKENKCKPFSDQQIANHFNDEKGITIARRTISKYREELNIPPATRRKEISV from the coding sequence ATGGAACTCATACTTACACAGAGACAAGAGCAAAGTTTAGTCATGACTTTTCAATTAAAACAGGCTATTGAATTATTGCAATATTCCACTTTCGATCTTTATCAATACATAAAAGAGCAAGAATTAGAAAATCCATTAATCGAATTGGAGGAACAACCTCCAGATTTTTTGTATACCGAAAGATCAAATGGAAAGACTATTTTAACTGGCTCCTCTCAACAACTTATAGACTACACACAAAGTAATAACATTGGAATGAGACATATCTTAGTTGAACAAGCAATGTTGGTATTCAGAGATAAAGATGATCAGCAACTTTTAAAATATCTTATACACAATCTTGATGATAGTGGTTTTTTACATTTAACTAGTGATGAACTATTTGATAAAGCAACAATAGAGAGAGGAATTCATCTTCTTCAACAGTTGGGACCTATAGGTTTAGGTGCAAGATGTATGAAGGAATGTTTGCTTTTACAAATAACATACAGCTACCCAGAAGAAAAATTAGCAAAAAGACTGATTGAAAACCACTTAGACTTATTAGCGAATAGAAAGTGGAACGAATTATCTCGTATTATGAATATCCCGTTAACAAATATAAAAGAAACGTATGATTTCATTCAAAAACTAAATCCCACTCCTTGCTTTGGTATTTCAGATTTTTCCGTAGAATATTTAGTTCCAGATATTGTAGTAGAATATAAGGATGGAATTCTGATTTACTACTTAAATGAAAGTTATTTACCCGAAATTCATTTTAACAATCAGTACTCTGATTTAATGAATGTTAAGGATGAAACATCCAAATATATTAATAATCAATTCGCAAGCTATAAATGGTTGCTTAATAGTATAGAACAGCGCCGTTTAACCATCTTAAAAATAGTCGAGGTTTTAATAAAAAAACAAGAAAGTTTTTTTAAAGAAGGATTTAGTTCACTGAAGCCATTAACTTTAAAAGAAGTTGCTAGTGAGATAGAGATGCATGAGTCAACAGTTAGCAGAGCGACTATGAATAAAGTCATTCAAACACCAAAAGGTTCTTTTGACCTTCGTAAGTTATTTACTTCTAAGTTAGAAACAAGCGATGGAAATTTAATTTCTCAGACTGAGGTTAAATTACTTTTAGAAAATATTATAAAGAAAGAAAATAAATGCAAGCCTTTTTCAGATCAACAAATTGCAAATCACTTTAATGATGAAAAAGGGATTACAATCGCAAGGCGTACTATTAGTAAATATCGTGAAGAATTAAATATTCCTCCTGCAACCAGACGTAAAGAGATAAGCGTGTAG